TGGGCAAGAAGCATCTCTTTGCGCGGAAAAGGATTATCTTCGGGAGAAAGGTTGCACACGACCGAACAAGTGGCGCACTGATAACACTGCTTGAGATTATTTCCCCCGGCTGTCTTAATCTCACGGATTAAGCGTAAATCAGGCTCCACCAAATGCCCATTGGCCATCACGATCTCCTTTATTTGACACCCACGGTCTGATAAAAACCTTAAATTACTCTCAAAATGCTTTTTCAAAATAGGCCGGACTCAGATCGCTGTCAAGAATTTTTTGTTACTTTTTTCACAATGTCTGAACCATGTCGGGACCTCAATCGCCTATCAAAATAGTCCATTTTCAAGGCCGAATGGCCCCATTTTTCTCCATCTGATTTCCAAAGAAGACCCAAAAAGGCGTCTGATCGAATTCGCCGAGCACCCTGAAAATACCATATATTTTGTTTTCGTCGCGGAAAAGACGTTTCCAAAATGTTATAATTATCAAACATTTATGCCAAAAGGCTTCCTCAGGGCCACATGTCGCAGGTCCCCATAAACAGGAAGATGGCACGAATAGTTGATCCAATGGAATCTCCCGGATGCCTGTCATAATCAGGGAGTAATCTCGCCGACAGACATAAATTATTAGGATTGAAAAACTTTTGTAAAATAATTTAATCTGAGCCACATGAAATATTAAAAAAAAACGTTTCCCCTCTTGACAAAGCTTGTGAAAAAAGTTACATTCTTAGCGTAATTATATGGCAGTGGGATTTGTGAATTAATTCACAATTTTTATTATAAAGACGAGAAATATCTAATTATAACATTTACTCTAACGAAACGGGTATGTAACATGTCAAAACTAATTTCTCCACACGGAAGTGATAAGTTGAAGATCTTGCTTCTTGAAGGCAAAGAGCGCGATCAAGAACTCAAGAAAGCTGAATCGCTTCCCAAGGTTGTCATGACTTCTCGCGAAACCGGCGATTTAATCATGATGGGGATCGGCGGTTTTACGCCGCTGGAAGGTTTCATGGGACAGGCTGACTGGAAAAGCGTGTGCGCCGACATGAAACTGACTAATGGCGTTTTCTGGCCGATTCCGGTTACTCTTTCTCATGACCAGAAGGTTGCTCCGGGTACGGAGATATGTTTGATCTCCGGTGAAACCAATGAAATCATGGGCACCATGAAGGTGACCGAGTCCTACCAGATCGACAAGGAATTCGAGTGCAAACATGTTTACACGACCACGGATATGGAACATCCCGGTGTGCAGATGGTCATGAAACAGAAAGCCTGGAATCTGGCCGGACCGGTCAAGGTTCTTTCCGAAAGCTACTTTCCCAAGGAATTCGCGGGTATCTACCAGCGCCCGGCCGAAAGCCGCAAGATTTTCGAAGAGAAGGGCTGGACCACGATTGCCGCCCTGCAGCTGCGGAATCCGATGCATCGCTCTCATGAATACCTGGCCAAGATTGCGGTGGAAGTCAGCGACGGCATTTATATCCACCAGCTCGTCGGGAAACTGAAACCCGGTGATATTCCTGCTGAAGTCCGGGTCAAGTGCATCAACACCCTGGTGGAAAATTACTTCGATAAAAATCGTGTAGTTACCGGTGGTTATCCTCTGGATATGCGTTATGCCGGGCCACGGGAAGGTCTCCTGCATGCCGTTTTCCGTCAGAATTTCGGTTGCACCCATATGATTATCGGGCGCGATCATGCCGGTGTCGGTGATTACTATGGTCCTTTCGATGCCCAGCAGATATTTTTCAAACTCTGGGATGGTGCTCTGAAATGCAAGATGCTGCCGATTGACTGGACTTTCTGGTGCTACAAATGCGGCGGGATGGCCTCAATGAAGACCTGTCCTCACGGCAAAGAAGACCGTCTTTTCCTCTCCGGCACGGCGCTACGCAAGGCTCTCTCCGAGGGCGGCGAGGTTCCGTCCGAATTCAGTCGTCCCGAAGTCCTGGCCATTTTACGCGAGTATTATGCCAGCCTTAAGGATGAAGATAAGGTCGAAGTCAAGATGCACGGTCATGCT
This genomic stretch from Candidatus Zixiibacteriota bacterium harbors:
- the sat gene encoding sulfate adenylyltransferase: MSKLISPHGSDKLKILLLEGKERDQELKKAESLPKVVMTSRETGDLIMMGIGGFTPLEGFMGQADWKSVCADMKLTNGVFWPIPVTLSHDQKVAPGTEICLISGETNEIMGTMKVTESYQIDKEFECKHVYTTTDMEHPGVQMVMKQKAWNLAGPVKVLSESYFPKEFAGIYQRPAESRKIFEEKGWTTIAALQLRNPMHRSHEYLAKIAVEVSDGIYIHQLVGKLKPGDIPAEVRVKCINTLVENYFDKNRVVTGGYPLDMRYAGPREGLLHAVFRQNFGCTHMIIGRDHAGVGDYYGPFDAQQIFFKLWDGALKCKMLPIDWTFWCYKCGGMASMKTCPHGKEDRLFLSGTALRKALSEGGEVPSEFSRPEVLAILREYYASLKDEDKVEVKMHGHATGDAKKK